From Companilactobacillus heilongjiangensis, one genomic window encodes:
- a CDS encoding nitroreductase family protein has protein sequence MDETKKLVNNDFEDIMLNRHSYRKFQSDVVIPREEITEMLKETISAPSACNLQSWHFVVCDDAKGKEKAHSVMMPFNYPQIDSASAVIFVLGDTQSHYKYRDVWNKACENGQISPEERDKVFKTFLPLYEHADRSFLEKDATIDGSMAAMQLLLIARAHGYEANPMSGYFFDKVASTFDLDSERYIPVTAVAIGKPESTYTKSVRYDIKDVSEFI, from the coding sequence ATGGACGAAACAAAAAAGTTAGTAAACAATGATTTTGAAGATATTATGTTAAACCGGCACTCATATCGTAAGTTCCAAAGTGATGTAGTTATTCCACGTGAAGAGATCACTGAGATGCTCAAGGAGACAATTTCAGCCCCTTCAGCATGTAACTTACAATCATGGCACTTCGTTGTCTGTGATGACGCTAAGGGTAAGGAAAAGGCACACTCAGTTATGATGCCATTCAACTACCCACAAATCGACAGTGCTTCCGCAGTTATCTTCGTTTTAGGTGATACACAATCACACTACAAGTACCGTGACGTTTGGAATAAAGCTTGTGAGAATGGTCAAATTTCTCCAGAGGAACGTGACAAAGTCTTCAAGACATTCTTGCCATTGTACGAACACGCTGACAGAAGTTTCTTGGAAAAGGACGCTACAATCGACGGCAGTATGGCCGCAATGCAATTGCTATTGATTGCTAGAGCTCACGGATATGAAGCAAATCCTATGTCAGGTTACTTCTTTGATAAAGTTGCCTCAACATTTGACTTGGATAGCGAGCGTTATATCCCCGTTACAGCTGTTGCTATTGGTAAACCAGAGAGTACATATACAAAGTCGGTTCGTTATGACATTAAAGACGTTAGTGAATTCATTTAA